One stretch of Podospora bellae-mahoneyi strain CBS 112042 chromosome 2, whole genome shotgun sequence DNA includes these proteins:
- the IRR1 gene encoding cohesin complex subunit (BUSCO:EOG09260R84; EggNog:ENOG503NXJ6; COG:D), with protein MLSGRQPLMETSDNNATTGSPAPTSSARRSGRVSKAPNKFTPDAPVASKRKRNSDNDEDDDDRDNDDAENEAPDDEDDNNNASDDDDDGSETAAEEPRRAKKKKKTPSSSSAKPRKPATKKPKTNGDVPGHDQIVGHLPSRPKKAVRLAITRPTDVGLYADIFASGDSSDKVATEWYHKYQADDAAAVTELVNCILLSAGCDQQVTPDDIRDPENCSNRLADLQNVYTEEGITEYPLVAKSKTTRSFRDLLVGFFKSLLTVLHETDMLYKDTALMENIARWVASMSSSTLRPFRHTATTVALAMEAGLVEIAKKLDDRVSKMTQQLDAEKKRKGKNRERLAVIEKNLKEAEENQSICQAQILDFFDTVFLQRYRDVDARIRCECVEALGGWIWNLPTQFETPEYLRYLGWMLTDAMPQTRLESLKQVTRLFKRDAEKLGHFIDRFRPRLVEMATKDADVGVRVAAIHAIHILKDTGMLEPDEIDSIGRLIFDSELRVRRAVIDFFAGCVDDLIEGKVEEMGGSDVIDEVLGEEDDDDYSSPRRDWISVKCLAELLAAYDAQLEEEGSTAPPRGLDIAVGMVQAVAPETRISLASQVLYEKIDQVKNWEILSGYLLHDHTTSTKSKSRSKASRSNSNEAAFKAAVAPEGNEEAIILEILASAVKLGLSPNTEDGHRRKARTDAADTAEESAIHLATNIPRLLNKFGADEKTAVMVLRLEHSLPLDIFQQLRQDSTTFSRLLDEICTQFDRHVDRGVLAEATAALLHARKHDELQEITDSKIADLWEIVINALRHFDKNNELSVRGNMDPATITGLGNILLKMSKLASIANPTEFLEGGDQPAIELLIKIVHRGKLDVVDETLDDLEDEAVSSAVSSVQFYFLWKVRALIGSVQSRADIPRDDILKLNSLRQDYSRNLIWTLSSRGTNDELRLFSTGGLCDLHICFATLRTAVGQQGSQGAASPKSYSDLDVLLEPIRADLITELIEIFDAAERAYAKCLRRRLNEPAEDEEPVEEELSDDEGGEEEEDMTPVERRGKELRLERALCELAGKYVLCILAKMLDQGGRLRKRMLRNQSKLGGNLKEVVAYLDEGRLREKVERYTNKGRKVAKGVRKGGAAAAAAANKGGSGSGGGHQGGKKLSEEIVVDGEDDSELSEVELELEEDPIEEEAEEGGEEDLRRRGLAEEEVIDEGGEEGEGERMEEDSVIGD; from the exons ATGTTATCCGGACGACAGCCCCTCATGGAAACATCAGACAACAACGCGACGACGGgctctccagctcccaccTCTTCGGCGCGCCGCTCGGGACGCGTCTCCAAAGCGCCCAACAAGTTCACCCCCGATGCGCCCGTCGCCAGCAAGCGCAAGCGCAACTCGGATaacgatgaagatgacgacgaccgGGACAATGATGACGCCGAGAACGAGGCCCccgacgatgaagacgacaacaacaatgcgagcgacgatgatgatgatggctccGAGACAGCCGCCGAAGAACCACGCCgcgcaaagaagaaaaagaagacgccttcttcgtcgtcggcgaAACCGAGAAAGCCAGCGACCAAGAAGCCAAAGACCAATGGTGACGTGCCCGGTCATGACCAAATAGTAGGCCATCTGCCTAGCAGGCCAAAGAAGGCGGTTCGGCTCGCCATCACGCGTCCGACGGATGTTGGGTTATATG CCGACATTTTTGCTTCGGGCGACTCCTCGGACAAGGTTGCGACTGAGTGGTACCACAAATACCAAGCCGACGATGCGGCTGCCGTGACGGAGCTGGTAAACTGCATCTTGCTGTCGGCCGGGTGTGACCAGCAGGTCACGCCCGACGACATCCGAGATCCCGAAAACTGCTCCAACAGACTGGCGGATCTGCAGAACGTCTACACCGAGGAGGGCATCACGGAATACCCCTTGGTTGCAAAGTCCAAAACGACCCGGTCTTTCCGCGATCTCTTGGTCGGCTTCTTCAAATCACTGCTGACGGTCCTGCACGAGACCGACATGCTCTACAAAGACACTGCCTTGATGGAAAATATTGCTAGATGGGTGGCTTCCATGTCTTCGTCCACGCTTCGGCCCTTCAGACACACGGCCACCACCGTTGCCCTTGCTATGGAGGCTGGCTTGGTCGAGATTGCCAAGAAGCTGGATGACCGCGTCAGCAAGATGACGCAGCAGCTTgatgccgagaagaagcgcaaggGCAAGAACAGGGAGCGTCTTGCTGTGATTGAGAAGAACCTGAAGGAGGCTGAAGAGAACCAGTCCATCTGCCAGGCGCAGATACTGGATTTCTTCGACACTGTGTTTCTCCAGCGGTATCGCGATGTTGACGCCAGGATTCGCTGCGAGTGTGTCGAGGCTCTTGGTGGCTGGATCTGGAACCTGCCCACACAGTTTGAGACGCCAGAGTATTTGCGGTACCTGGGTTGGATGTTGACCGACGCGATGCCGCAAACACGACTGGAGTCTCTCAAGCAGGTCACCCGGCTGTTTAAACGGGATGCTGAGAAGCTCGGTCACTTCATTGACCGGTTCAGACCACGGCTGGTCGAGATGGCCACCAAGGACGCCGATGTAGGCGTCCGGGTGGCTGCTATTCACGCCATCCACATTCTCAAGGACACTGGCATGTTGGAGCCAGATGAGATTGACTCGATTGGCCGGTTGATTTTCGACTCGGAGCTGCGTGTCCGGAGAGCGGTCATCGACTTCTTTGCCGGTTGCGTTGACGATTTGATTGAAGGCAAAGTGGAAGAGATGGGCGGCAGCGATGTTATTGACGAGGTtctgggcgaggaagacgatgacgactACTCCTCTCCTCGTCGTGACTGGATCAGCGTCAAGTGTCTCGCTGAACTTCTTGCCGCATATGACGCccagctggaggaggagggcagcacCGCTCCGCCCCGCGGTCTTGACATTGCCGTCGGGATGGTCCAGGCTGTCGCGCCGGAGACGAGGATATCTCTCGCCTCGCAGGTCTTGTACGAGAAGATTGACCAGGTAAAGAACTGGGAGATCCTGTCCGGCTATCTCCTTCACgaccacaccaccagcacaaaATCAAAGTCCAGGTCCAAGGCGTCCAGGAGCAACTCTAATGAGGCCGCCTTCAAGGCAGCCGTGGCACCCGAGGGCAACGAGGAGGCCATCATTCTCGAGATTCTTGCTTCGGCTGTCAAGCTTGGTCTGTCGCCCAACACGGAGGACGGACATAGGAGGAAAGCCCGGACGGATGCGGCCGATACGGCGGAGGAATCGGCGATACACCTGGCGACCAACATTCCCCGCCTGCTGAACAAGTTTGGTGCGGACGAGAAGACAGCTGTGATGGTGCTACGGCTGGAGCACTCGCTTCCGCTGGACATTTTCCAGCAGCTGCGTCAAGACTCCACCACGTTCAGTCGTTTGTTGGACGAGATTTGCACCCAGTTTGACCGCCACGTCGACCGCGGCGTCTTGGCCGAGGCGACGGCTGCGCTGCTGCATGCTCGCAAGCATGACGAGCTGCAGGAGATCACCGACAGCAAGATTGCTGACCTGTGGGAGATTGTCATCAACGCTCTCCGGCACTTCGATAAGAACAATGAGCTTTCCGTGCGGGGCAACATGGATCCGGCGACGATCACGGGGTTGGGCAATATCCTGCTCAAGATGTCGAAATTGGCGTCGATAGCGAACCCGACCGAGTTTCTTGAAGGGGGGGACCAGCCCGCCATCGAGCTCCTGATCAAGATCGTCCACCGCGGCAAGCTGGACGTTGTTGACGAAACGCTGGATGATTTGGAGGACGAGGCTGTGTCGTCTGCCGTGTCGTCTGTTCAGTTCTACTTTTTGTGGAAAGTGAGGGCGCTGATTGGGAGTGTGCAGTCACGGGCTGATATCCCGAGGGATGATATTCTGAAGCTTAATTCGCTCAGGCAGGACTATTCACGGAATCTGATCTGGACGTTGTCGTCGAGGGGGACGAACGATGAGCTGAGGTTGTTTTCCACTGGGGGGTTGTGCGACCTGCATATCTGCTTTGCGACGCTGAGAACGGCGGTTGGGCAGCAGGGCAGTCAGGGGGCGGCGTCTCCGAAATCGTACAGTGACCTTGATGTCTTGCTTGAGCCGATCAGGGCTGACTTGATCACGGAGCTGATTGAGATTTTTGATGCGGCGGAGAGGGCCTATGCGAAGTGTTTGAGGCGGAGGTTGAACGAGCcggcggaggatgaggagccggtggaggaggagctgtcggatgacgaggggggggaggaggaggaggatatgaCGCctgtggagaggagggggaaggagttgaggttggagagggcgcTTTGCGAGCTGGCGGGGAAGTATGTGCTTTGTATCCTGGCCAAGATGCTTGATCAGGGGGGacggttgaggaagaggatgttgaggaatCAGAGTAAGCTTGGTGGGAatttgaaggaggtggtggcgtaTTTGGATGAGGGCcggttgagggagaaggtggagaggtatACGAAtaaggggaggaaggttgcGAAGGGGGTCAGGAAGGGgggggcggctgctgctgctgctgctaaTAAGGGTGGGAGcgggagtggtggggggcATCAAGGGGGGAAGAAGTTGAGTGAGGAGattgtggttgatggggaggatgacaGCGAGTTGTCCGAGGTGGAGTTGGAACTGGAGGAGGATccgattgaggaggaggcggaggaagggggggaggaggatttgaggaggcgggggttggcggaggaggaggttattgatgaggggggggaggaaggggaaggggagaggatggaggaggatagtGTGATAGGGGATTGA
- a CDS encoding hypothetical protein (COG:F; EggNog:ENOG503NWXB) yields the protein MNSPFPKSTSVPGQGHLVAKLLPEGISGLETFTYQYPLKLISPSRPSEDESVLIFLLSYGGGLVAGDKVNLKVEVRAKAKLTIVTQGHTKVFTSTSPDIVTRQDMHVHIASEGALCLLPDPVQPFAGSVYEQTQIFRLEEDASICLLDWVTRGRTARGENWSFVRWVGRNEIWTIPAAQEDGKTDSRERLLVRDAVILDSNRSHPELAKLRDSMHGVGIVGTLLLRGPLMKSLGDFFLAEFAALPRLGARDFRSDAAKQAAALAQATPREKWRAERLVMENNSKLLWSAANVRGCVVVKFGAPEVEDGRLWIGSMLQEEGSISHHFGDHALMCVR from the coding sequence ATGAACTCACCATTTCCCAAATCTACGTCCGTTCCGGGGCAGGGCCACCTCGTGGCAAAGCTCCTACCCGAGGGCATCTCCGGCCTCGAGACCTTCACCTACCAGTACCCTCTCAAACTCATCTCACCTTCACGGCCGTCCGAAGATGAGAGCGTGCTGATCTTCCTACTTTCCTACGGCGGCGGACTGGTGGCTGGCGACAAGGTCAATCTTAAGGTTGAGGTACGagccaaggccaagctgACCATCGTCACACAAGGCCACACCAAGGTGTTCAcgtccacctcccccgacaTCGTCACGCGACAGGACATGCATGTCCACATTGCGTCCGAAGGCGCACTCTGCCTCTTGCCCGATCCGGTGCAGCCATTCGCGGGGAGTGTGTATGAGCAAACACAGATATTTCGGCTTGAGGAGGACGCCTCGATATGTCTTCTCGACTGGGTCACGCGGGGTCGCACTGCGCGAGGAGAGAACTGGAGTTTTGTGCGATGGGTTGGGCGCAATGAGATATGGACTATCCCTGCTGCTCAGGAAGACGGAAAGACGGATTCGAGAGAAAGGTTGCTTGTCAGAGATGCCGTGATCCTGGACAGCAACAGGTCTCACCCGGAATTGGCCAAGCTGCGAGACTCGATGCACGGCGTGGGTATCGTGGGGACACTGCTGCTCAGGGGGCCGCTGATGAAGTCGCTGGGAGACTTCTTCCTGGCCGAGTTCGCTGCTCTCCCGAGACTTGGGGCTCGTGATTTCCGAAGCGATGCTGCTAAGCAGGCAGCAGCGTTAGCTCAGGCAACTCCGCGAGAGAAATGGAGGGCCGAGAGACTCGTGATGGAAAATAACAGCAAGCTGTTGTGGTCGGCCGCCAACGTACGGGGTTGTGTGGTGGTCAAGTTCGGAGCCCCTGAGGTGGAAGACGGACGGCTGTGGATTGGATCCATGCTGCAGGAAGAGGGAAGCATCTCGCACCACTTTGGAGACCATGCCCTTATGTGTGTACGATGA
- a CDS encoding hypothetical protein (COG:K; EggNog:ENOG503P3EY) has product MPPKTAPRGRGRGRGGTARGGSASAPVAGDGSAEPATAVVKSETDTPASASTSTSAPPPGRSATATPAGTRVPPKFKPKNVRRSSADRERLARELGQISKAKDEAEEKRKARLAKANVRGRGRGGGFRGGARGTVALGPLAGGGAFGGGGSSGGGRFGRADYIKNDAGGLFGSDGRVNADLLHDYVQDYDDDNKDRPLMPMGIRRVQPKSQEDSTEDNADEEEDSDEEGLFVNDKERAAKDRLAAKQAVKVKTEGGGQDVDMDNIPPRYGEADTAGYEDMLLVDTSQKLQISSGKAEELRRQRRLFSEPLDDRAFIFQFPVRPPLYVVKDDGSLAKTEGDDEVVTLDGQQQGNAPVDLTTGVKEEEVAEEESKEEEEKPVVPQAGYLGKLIVRKSGKVEIDWGGYPMDSGTGVAPRHLSTAVLLEMEDAKPGEPPRGFAYSMGRVEAVFSSVLRTSDMEPWVVDGQVPGAAGSA; this is encoded by the exons AtgccccccaaaaccgcCCCCAGAGGGCGTGGtcgaggcagaggaggtACCGCCCGCGGCGGCTCTGCCTCTGCCCCGGTCGCCGGCGATGGTTCCGCCGAGCCGGCTACTGCTGTGGTCAAATCCGAGACAGATACACCAGCGTCAGCTTCGACGTCCACATCAGCCCCCCCCCCGGGCCGGTCAGCAACTGCGACACCCGCTGGTACCAGAGTACCTCCAAAGTTCAAACCAAAGAATGTCCGTCGTAGCTCAGCAGATCGTGAGAGACTTGCCCGCGAACTCGGCCAAATCAGCAAGGCCAaggacgaggccgaggagaagcgAAAGGCTCGTTTAGCCAAGGCCAACGTACGAGgccgtggccgtggtggcggTTTCCGTGGTGGCGCTCGAGGCACAGTTGCACTCGGTCCtcttgctggtggaggagcat tcggcggcggcggctccTCAGGTGGTGGTCGCTTTGGTAGGGCTGATTACATCAAGAACGACGCCGGCGGTCTCTTCGGCAGTGACGGCAGAGTCAACGCGGATCTATTGCACGACTACGTCCAAGATTACGATGACGACAACAAAGACCGGCCCCTTATGCCTATGGGTATCCGACGTGTGCAGCCAAAGTCTCAGGAGGACAGCACCGAGGACAATGcagacgaagaggaggattccgatgaggagggccTCTTTGTGAATGACAAGGAGCGGGCTGCAAAGGATAGGCTTGCTGCCAAACAAGCCGTCAAGGTAAAGACTGAGGGCGGTGGCCAGGATGTTGATATGGACAACATTCCCCCTCGCTATGGGGAAGCCGACACAGCCGGCTACGAAGATATGTTGCTGGTGGATACGAGCCAGAAGCTCCAAATCAGCAGCGGAAAAGCTGAGGAACTGCGGAGACAGCGCCGCCTCTTTTCGGAACCGTTGGATGACCGCGCGTTTATCTTTCAGTTCCCCGTCAGACCACCGCTTTACGTCGTCAAAGATGACGGCTCGCTCGCCAAGACTGAGGGTGACGACGAGGTGGTCACGCTGGACGGTCAGCAACAGGGTAATGCTCCCGTCGATCTGACTACCGGGGttaaggaggaggaggtagcagaggaggagagcaaggaggaagaggaaaagcCAGTGGTGCCGCAGGCGGGATATCTGGGCAAGCTCATCGTGCGAAAGTCAGGAAAGGTTGAGATTGACTGGGGTGGTTATCCCATGGACTCGGGCACTGGTGTTGCGCCCAGACATTTGTCGACGGCTGTTTTGcttgagatggaggatgccAAACCGGGCGAGCCGCCCAGAGGGTTTGCCTACTCGATGGGCCGTGTCGAAGCGGTCTTTTCTTCTGTTCTTAGGACCAGTGATATGGAGccgtgggtggtggatgggcaGGTTCCCGGTGCTGCTGGGAGCGCTTGA
- a CDS encoding hypothetical protein (EggNog:ENOG503NX1V; COG:C) yields the protein MVLPSSDGPKEVPIPDTTAETKTQDEGIHVVIIGAGLAGLAAALSTKLANPNHQVTILEAVRELQEVGAGLQVTPNGTRLLSHWGLTPILAPLAAVPTSLSVHRYDGTKLLAHEPNLQERMLERYGFPFWDLHRVDLQREMVKKCSELGITIRLNSRVTSVDFETNTVHLGLVQNPARNTLSGDVILLTDGLWSSIRPLFLGQPSPAILTGDLAYRITLHASHLTGPDADSLRKLITNPTVHFWIGPHSHCVGYSVSSSQAYNLVFLCPDDMPSHVARSDASLREFRSKFSGWDPLLQKLISQIQSVQKWKLMWLDPLPNWTNPQGTFFLAGDCCHPMLPYLAQGANSSLEDGAVFGHLLSKVRKSTSSSQLPKMGRLYEHLRMERGRRIQLETFNQRNDSHLPDGPAQQARDELMISQLNDDDVRPGFPSRWTDPEIQAFLYGYDAYEEAERAYQESPY from the exons ATGGTCCTCCCATCAAGTGACGGGCCAAAGGAGGTGCCTATACCAGACACAACTGCTGAAACAAAAACTCAAGATGAAGGCATCcacgtcgtcatcatcggcgCCGGCCTAGCAGGTCTAGCAGcagccctctccaccaagctCGCCAACCCGAACCACCAAGTAACCATCCTCGAAGCCGTCAGAGAGCTCCAAGAAGTCGGC GCCGGCCTCCAAGTAACGCCAAACGGcacccgcctcctctcccactggggcctcacccccatcctcgcccCCCTCGCCGCAGtgcccacctccctctccgtccACCGCTACGACGGGACAAAGCTCCTCGCCCACGAGCCAAACCTCCAAGAGCGGATGCTGGAACGGTATGGGTTCCCTTTTTGGGATTTACATCGGGTTGATCtgcagagggagatggtgaagaagtgCTCAGAACTCGGTATCACCATCAGGCTTAACTCCAGGGTCACGTCGGTTGATTTCGAGACGAACACAGTCCATCTCGGGCTAGTCCAGAACCCGGCCAGGAACACGCTCTCAGGGGATGTGATCCTCCTGACCGACGGCCTCTGGTCGTCAATTCGACCATTATTTCTAGgccaaccctccccagcaaTCCTGACAGGCGATCTAGCCTACCGCATCACCCTCCACGCCTCCCACCTGACCGGTCCCGACGCCGACTCCCTCCGAAAACTCATCACAAACCCCACAGTGCACTTCTGGATCGGCCCCCACAGCCACTGCGTGGGGTACTcggtctcctcctcccaggcctacaacctcgtcttcctctgCCCAGACGACATGCCCTCGCACGTCGCCAGATCCGACGCCTCCCTCCGGGAATTCAGATCCAAGTTCTCCGGCTGggaccccctcctccagaaacTCATCTCCCAGATCCAGTCCGTCCAAAAGTGGAAGCTGATGTGGCTCgatcccctccccaactgGACCAACCCCCAAGGGACCTTCTTCCTGGCGGGCGACTGCTGCCACCCCATGCTCCCCTACCTAGCCCAAGGCGCCAACTCATCCCTCGAGGACGGCGCCGTCTTCGGgcacctcctctccaaggTCCGAaaatcaacctcttcctcccagctCCCCAAGATGGGCAGGCTCTACGAACACCTTCGCATGGAACGCGGCCGGCGCATCCAGCTCGAAACCTTCAACCAAAGAAACGACTCGCACCTCCCCGACGGCCCGGCCCAGCAAGCCAGAGACGAGCTCATGATCAGCCAGCTAAACGACGACGATGTCCGCCCAGGTTTCCCATCCAGATGGACAGACCCCGAGATTCAGGCCTTCTTGTATGGGTATGATGCCTACGAAGAGGCGGAAAGGGCCTACCAGGAGAGCCCTTATTGA
- a CDS encoding hypothetical protein (EggNog:ENOG503PBRK; COG:G) yields the protein MNVDIEKVASAPSPPAPAAPSSSHPNTKETKLTTAQDADLSDTSDLDSPTTTPDEEEEEEEEEEEFIPPDGGLTAWSQVLAACLINMLAWGYPTAFGVYQLHYRDTLRLPEAQVSWIGSLQVFLAFALCIFSGRLADAGYIKSTIIAGTFLVVFGTFMTSLCKEYWQIFLAQGLCTGLGLGIIFMPPLSVVNSYFKRKKALALAISATGTGLGSVVFPAVIQYLIPKVGFAWAVRCAGFVALGISVVSVVLLRPVLKPRRSGPVFEWDAFREGPYLLFTLGAFLFFWALFFGSFFINAFARNIVGFSTTDSVQLLLITNGMSVVARPITGYLADNYIGPINMHAFQMFLLGCMFFFWLAVDSATGLYVFAIFLGFAMGAAQGVFGGALASLLKDPRKMGTRFGMVCTLCAFSSLAGPPTAGAIIDRSNGTYTWACVWAGTVVVLASFTIMSARIAVTGFKLAVKI from the exons ATGAACGTCGACATCGAAAAGGTCGCCTCTgccccatcaccgccagcaccagcagcaccatcatcatcacatcccAACACCAAAGAAACGAAACTCACAACAGCCCAAGATGCAGACCTATCAGACACCTCCGACCTCgactccccaacaacaacaccagacgaagaagaagaagaagaagaagaagaagaagaattcATCCCCCCCGACGGCGGTCTAACCGCCTGGTCCCAAGTCCTCGCCGCCTGCCTAATCAACATGCTCGCCTGGGGCTACCCAACCGCCTTTGGCGTCTACCAACTCCACTACCGTgacaccctccgcctccccgaAGCCCAAGTCTCCTGGATCGGCTCCCTCCaagtcttcctcgccttTGCCCTCTGCATCTTCTCCGGCCGCCTCGCCGACGCGGGGTACATCAAGTCGACCATCATCGCCGGGACGttcctcgtcgtctttgGGACCTTTATGACGAGTTTATGTAAAGAGTACTGGCAGATTTTCCTGGCTCAGGGGTTGTGcacggggttggggttggggattaTTTTCATGCCGCCACTCTCGGTGGTGAACAGTTACTTCAAGAGGAAAAAGGCGTTGGCGCTGGCGATTTCGGCTACCGggacggggttggggagtgTGGTTTTTCCGGCGGTGATTCAGTATTTGATTCCAAAGGTTGGGTTTGCCTGGGCGGTGAGGTGCGCGGGGTTTGTGGCGTTGGGGATTTCGGTTGTGagtgtggtgttgctgaggcCGGTGttgaagccgaggaggagcgggcCGGTGTTTGAGTGGGATGCTTTCAGGGAGGGGCCGTATTTGTTGTTTACGCTGGGggcgtttttgtttttttgggcGTTGTTTTTCGGGAGCTTCTTT ATTAATGCGTTTGCGAGGAACATTGTTGGGTTCTCGACGACGGACTCGGTGCAGTTGTTGCTCATCACGAACGGGATGAGTGTTGTCGCGAGGCCTATCACGGGGTATTTGGCTGATAACTATATTGGTCCGATCAACATGCATGCCTTCCAGATGTTTCTGCTGGGGTGtatgtttttcttttggctggcGGTGGACTCTGCTACGGGGCTTTATGTGTTTGCCATCTTTCTTGGTTTCGCGATGGGAGCCGCCCAGggtgtgtttggtggtgCGCTTGCCAGTCTCTTGAAGGATCCAAGAAAGATGGGAACGCGGTTCGGCATGGTCTGCACTCTTTGCGCGTTTTCTTCGCTGGCTGGACCACCAACTGCTGGTGCTATCATCGACAGGTCGAATGGGACATATACATGGGCTTGTGTTTGGGctgggacggtggtggtgttggcttcGTTCACAATCATGTCCGCGAGGATAGCTGTGACGGGGTTTAAGCTGGCTGTTAAGATTTGA
- a CDS encoding hypothetical protein (EggNog:ENOG503NUFW; COG:S) yields the protein MAAMSPTGIGHGRPGQPNGSISPRTVAEPKQVTFVLIFQASRGRLPLRVKIYPHDATESIVSTVKNFYGLYTTQTISKGVSFEDAEGNILIPHYENFAHDMTVSVRVHDELPRPYSYDHPPAPQHNFYTADTFMSQSPLPPPPRPNDHLFARPHSPPASRLRSPSPNGGRGRRSGSANNNPSSKKVRSRSAKNRSQLNGDSHGESFNGYSSGDGAPGSSSSKSKDHLGNMEISVDNIVEGGRRKRPKFDSSELPLYAPLQMPAATSNPSVSPARRADHQHRPSLPYIQSGPNPFSNPRPSLHSPHSYNNGFAHPSTYPTPSSDMRRSRGSFGFAATPGMPMVATPDGTANSCMSEEDKDVAIQLMRLGEISTHGRTSASTMDDTFSGRADATSSTGATSEADSDHDMPAARRQKLDAAGHHKKVLHTTESHFVGPADGADTSGEDGYCSDSAPKPAMAAPKPRTKLKANTLHQAKAAAAAAAQSKPRPQKPKVKKEPAGVKTAAVNGGTAAALGPMSPASLPASRKQSVASNTGLSLATGDDEHPDLSTKPRCQRCRKSKKGCDRQRPCGRCKDAGLGADQCISEDEGNGRKGRYGRHMGVPLVKEEVAAAPVAMTTLPPMMGGGFGGGVTDGVEYASEVGGGDKGKKRKR from the exons ATGGCAGCCATGTCGCCAACCGGGATAGGACACGGGCGCCCAGGTCAGCCTAACGGCAGCATCTCGCCCCGTACCGTCGCGGAGCCCAAGCAGGTGACGTTCGTCTTGATCTTCCAGGCATCGCGGGGGCGCCTGCCCCTTCGTGTCAAGATCTACCCTCACGATGCCACAGAGTCGATCGTGTCGACGGTCAAGAACTTTTACGGTCTGTATACCACCCAGACTATCTCCAAAGGCGTAAGCTTTGAGGATGCGGAGGGCAACATCCTCATTCCCCACTACGAGAACTTTGCTCATGATATGACCGTTTCCGTGCGGGTTCACGACGAGCTTCCCCGGCCGTATTCCTATGACCACCCGCCAGCGCCCCAACACAACTTTTATACCGCCGACACCTTCATGTCCCAGTCGCCTctaccaccgcctccgcgcCCAAATGACCATCTCTTTGCCAGACCTCACTCGCCGCCTGCGTCACGCCTGCGTAGCCCTTCGCCTAATGGCGGACGTGGACGTCGCAGCGGCTCggcaaacaacaaccccagctccAAGAAGGTACGGTCACGTTCTGCCAAGAACAGATCGCAGTTGAATGGTGACAGTCACGGTGAAAGCTTCAACGGTTACAGCAGCGGCGACGGCGCGCCAGGCTCGTCGTCGAGCAAAAGCAAGGACCATCTCGGCAACATGGAAATCAGTGTGGACAATATCGTCGAGGGTGGCCGTCGCAAGCGTCCCAAGTTTGACAGTTCG GAGTTGCCTCTCTATGCCCCTCTGCAGATGCCCGCGGCCACGTCCAACCCTTCCGTCTCACCGGCGCGGCGTGCTGATCATCAGCATCGTCCCTCGCTGCCTTATATTCAGTCTGGGCCAAATCCCTTCAGCAatcctcggccttctttgcACTCCCCGCACAGTTACAACAACGGGTTTGCGCACCCTTCCACGTACCCCACGCCCAGCAGTGACATGCGGCGCTCGCGCGGCAGCTTCGGCTTCGCGGCCACGCCGGGGATGCCCATGGTGGCGACACCAGACGGCACCGCCAACAGCTGCATGTCTGAGGAAGACAAGGACGTCGCCATCCAGCTTATGCGCCTGGGTGAGATCTCCACGCATGGCCGGACGTCGGCGTCCACCATGGACGACACCTTTAGCGGCAGAGCGGACGCCACCTCGTCGACGGGTGCCACCAGCGAGGCGGACAGCGATCACGACATGCCGGCGGCGCGGAGACAGAAGCTCGACGCTGCCGGTCACCACAAGAAGGTCCTCCATACCACAGAGAGCCACTTTGTCGGCCCCGCCGACGGCGCCGACACAAGCGGTGAAGATGGCTACTGCTCGGACAGCGCCCCCAAGCCCGCCATGGCGGCTCCCAAGCCGAGaaccaagctcaaggcgaACACGCTTCACCaagccaaggctgccgcggctgctgctgcgcagTCCAAGCCTCGGCCTCAGAAGcccaaggtcaagaaggagccCGCGGGCGTGAAGACGGCAGCCGTCAACGGCGGTACCGCCGCCGCTTTGGGTCCCATGTCCCCGGCCTCGCTCCCGGCTTCACGCAAGCAGTCTGTCGCGTCCAACACCGGGCTTTCTCTTGCTACCGGGGATGACGAGCACCCCGACTTGTCGACCAAGCCTCGCTGCCAGAGGTGTcgcaagagcaagaagggGTGCGACAGGCAGAGGCCTTGCGGTCGGTGCAAGGATGCGGGGCTGGGGGCGGATCAGTGCAtcagcgaggatgaggggaatgggaggaaggggaggtatgGGAGGCACATGGGGGTGCCGCtcgtcaaggaggaggttgctgctgcgccggTTGCGATGACGACGTTGCCGCcgatgatggggggtgggttcgGCGGGGGTGTGACTGACGGGGTGGAGTACGCCtcggaggttggagggggggataaggggaagaagaggaagagatga